Proteins from a single region of Coregonus clupeaformis isolate EN_2021a chromosome 19, ASM2061545v1, whole genome shotgun sequence:
- the si:ch211-59o9.10 gene encoding E3 ubiquitin-protein ligase arkadia-A, with translation MDSTLENMEPSSPLRDLEELDTTGPLNQACLLNESDLLFGDLSDVVTLNEPPVYVLETPSPQYFRRRRRYNGFENFGSAALLSPPPSGEDKSLSRTPTSHQTSKRRKLSVPATSMRGEAKPGTLWATSGFVPTLSLMTTDSSMVTCLEPPLPSSMPCSYSSSPPSSSLGAPPASQAPVAESTVEPGPTSHSRGRKKTSKRAVSTKSSSKASACAQALTNPTTDSVSYLLSTEKERHTAGLELPLSTADAMLTKYDEIVISDNDDDVFVEAMVLSAQLEEDEAFAHSLQEQFDREEQLQQEQRRQQEAMPPSRPHHHNYPYDPHLGMNWMSPWPSAVNYAAFPHQVTGLEEELMGRCRGRGRCRAPHRRNPRHAVPALFDDSQGDNYEALLAFEEGQGAVVAKKTLSEREIERLPTKTYDPAHSAGKTQCQICFSDYTEGELLRMLPCLHDYHVQCIDRWIKENTTCPICRIDISECCGD, from the exons ATGGACAGTACACTGGAGAACATGGAGCCCAGCAGTCCGCTTCGGGACTTGGAGGAACTAGACACCACAGGACCCCTGAATCAGGCATGCCTACTGAATGAGAGTGACTTGCTCTTTGGTGATCTCAGCGACGTTGTCACCCTCAACGAGCCCCCTGTCTACGTCCTCGAGACGCCTAG CCCCCAGTACTTTAGAAGGAGACGGCGGTACAATGGGTTTGAAAACTTTGGATCT GCTGCTCTCCTCAGCCCGCCTCCCAGTGGAGAGGACAAATCTCTCAGCAGGACCCCCACCTCTCATCAGACGTCAAAACGCAGGAAGCTGTCTGTGCCAGCCACCAGCATGAGAGGTGAAGCCAAACCGGGCACCTTGTGGGCGACCAGTGGTTTTGTACCCACTTTGTCACTCATGACAACAGACTCGTCTATGGTTACCTGTCTGgaacctcctctcccctcctctatgcCTTGTTCTTATTCATCATCACCACCCTCATCCTCCCTTGGTGCGCCCCCTGCCTCACAGGCCCCAGTGGCAGAATCCACAGTGGAACCTGGTCCCACTAGTCACAGCAGAGGCAGGAAGAAGACCTCTAAAAGAGCGGTCTCTACCAAGTCCAGCTCCAAGGCCTCAGCATGTGCCCAAGCCCTAACAAACCCCACCACAGACTCGGTGTCATACCTGCTaagcacagagaaagagaggcataCTGCTGGCCTGGAGCTTCCTCTCTCTACAG CTGATGCAATGCTGACCAAATATGACGAGATAGTCATCAGTGACAATGATGATGACGTCTTTGTCGAGGCAATGGTTCTCTCAGCGCAGTTGGAGGAAGATGAGGCGTTTGCCCACAGTCTTCAG gaACAGTTTGACAGAGAGGAGCAACTGCAGCAGGAACAAAGGAGACAGCAGGAGGCCATGCCGCCCAGCAGACCCCACCACCACAACTACCCA TATGATCCTCACTTGGGGATGAACTGGATGTCTCCCTGGCCCTCAGCAGTGAACTACGCAGCTTTTCCCCATCAAGTCACAGGATTAGAGGAAG AGTTGATGGGCCGGTGCAGAGGAAGAGGCCGCTGTCGTGCTCCACATCGCAGAAACCCCCGTCATGCAGTCCCTGCCCTATTTGATGACAGCCAAGGAGACAACTATGAG GCTCTACTGGCCTTTGAGGAGGGCCAGGGTGCTGTTGTGGCCAAGAAAACCCTGAGTGAgagggagatcgagaggctgCCTACGAAAACCTACGACCCAGCACATAGTGCGGGAAAGACACA GTGTCAGATCTGTTTCTCGGACTACACAGAGGGGGAACTGCTGAGGATGCTCCCTTGTCTCCATGACTATCATGTGCAGTGCATCGACCGCTGGATAAAG GAAAACACCACGTGCCCTATCTGCCGAATTGACATATCGGAGTGCTGTGGTGACTGA